In Vibrio tritonius, the following are encoded in one genomic region:
- a CDS encoding type II secretion system F family protein, giving the protein MNKTSLRCFHWHGQNGQGKPCRGKYLARSEQEVIAHLKQRNIVIKMIQSRPADLVSKWRNRFTIKDIHLFTRQLATLLMSSVPLSEALRLILIHHQKAEMRSLLTEVQQAVIAGIPLSIALKNASHHFDSLYISLVKSAEQHGQLADVFNKLSQYLEQKEQLRQKLLKAMIYPLIIVLVASIVCYIMLVFVIPQFADLFHSFGAQLPWLTQQVITLSNWLADSSVSLLLSVSVVVIALRVAQSRSSKFNYHLAKLGLSLPIFGRIWLRSELARFCSTTATSLRAGISILAGLQMASESVSNQYLLSLLPDIITRIANGETLHQSLRRYECFPETLIQLTMIGEESGRLEEMLSRVALLYEQDVTQRLETLEKLMEPVLILLLGIVIGGLVIAMYLPIFNLASILS; this is encoded by the coding sequence ATGAATAAAACATCGCTACGCTGTTTTCACTGGCATGGGCAAAATGGTCAAGGAAAACCATGTCGAGGAAAATACCTTGCTCGCTCTGAACAAGAGGTGATAGCACACCTCAAACAGCGCAATATTGTGATAAAGATGATTCAAAGTCGTCCTGCTGACTTAGTGTCAAAATGGCGTAACCGCTTTACCATCAAAGACATCCATCTTTTTACTCGCCAATTAGCCACACTATTAATGAGTAGCGTGCCACTTTCGGAGGCGCTGCGACTGATTCTAATTCACCATCAAAAGGCGGAGATGCGTTCTCTGCTCACAGAAGTACAACAAGCGGTTATTGCTGGCATACCCCTTTCTATCGCGCTAAAAAATGCCAGCCATCATTTTGATTCGCTTTACATTAGCTTAGTCAAATCAGCAGAGCAGCATGGTCAGTTAGCAGACGTATTTAATAAACTCAGCCAATACCTAGAACAAAAAGAACAACTCCGACAAAAACTATTAAAAGCCATGATCTATCCGCTGATTATTGTCCTCGTCGCCAGTATCGTCTGCTACATTATGTTGGTTTTTGTTATTCCGCAATTTGCCGACCTGTTCCATAGCTTCGGCGCTCAATTGCCTTGGTTAACGCAACAAGTCATCACTCTCTCAAATTGGTTAGCTGATTCGAGTGTGTCTCTCTTATTAAGCGTCTCTGTCGTTGTAATTGCATTACGCGTTGCTCAGTCTAGGTCTTCGAAATTCAATTACCATTTAGCGAAGTTAGGCTTATCTCTACCGATTTTTGGCCGTATATGGTTGCGTAGTGAATTAGCCAGATTTTGCTCGACAACCGCAACAAGCTTGCGAGCTGGTATCTCAATTCTTGCTGGGTTGCAAATGGCATCAGAAAGTGTAAGCAACCAGTATCTACTCAGTTTGCTACCAGACATTATCACTCGTATTGCGAATGGAGAGACCTTACATCAATCACTACGGCGCTACGAATGCTTTCCAGAAACGTTAATACAACTAACGATGATTGGTGAAGAAAGCGGTCGATTAGAAGAAATGTTATCCCGAGTTGCTTTACTCTACGAGCAAGATGTCACTCAACGTCTCGAAACACTAGAAAAATTAATGGAGCCTGTCCTAATTTTATTACTAGGCATCGTGATTGGTGGTTTAGTGATCGCTATGTATCTTCCCATCTTTAATTTGGCTAGCATCTTGAGTTAG
- a CDS encoding GspE/PulE family protein produces the protein MTAPLFKLLTQANLLLPDQVTPLGKRCKTQGITPVDALIQTKLFNAIQLCEHLSELLSLPIVRLDQFDWPAHHQVLPLQSLMLAYQAIPIQISATQLTIAVADPTPQQLEHEFQFATGRRIILVLASHTEITHALTTLFSVVKEPHNHYQVDVHWSEEAENSEQEELNNSASPIAAHLDQLIRSAHERNVSDIHFEPYKAHYRIRFRCDGILKEEQRLPAHSQRRFSARLKIMAQLDIAERRLPQDGRIHYPLTTDKWLDIRLSSIPTQWGEKMVLRLLNTQVQHTSLATLGLSEEQQALFQQALHRPQGLILVTGPTGSGKTQTLYTALQLLDAETLNISTAEDPIEIALEGVNQVAVHSKIGLDFAQVLRALLRQDPDVMMIGEIRDLETALIAVKAAQTGHLVLSTLHTNSASETRLRLQQMGIEPYHLDASLSLIIAQRLVRKLCKHCKQLSNASVLAQKSLQLDNNHRLYQAHSTGCLHCHQGFFGRVGVFELQPIAAQLTHQHRDCPKANSSLAQSAKQLILAGETTLEECLRVIPDLFIPLQGHDE, from the coding sequence ATGACGGCACCTCTTTTCAAGCTATTAACCCAAGCTAACTTGCTCTTACCTGATCAAGTGACTCCCCTTGGAAAACGTTGCAAAACGCAAGGCATTACTCCGGTTGATGCATTGATCCAAACCAAATTATTCAATGCCATTCAATTATGCGAACACCTTAGCGAGCTCTTATCACTTCCGATCGTTCGCCTCGACCAATTCGATTGGCCAGCTCATCATCAGGTATTGCCATTACAATCGCTGATGCTAGCGTATCAAGCCATTCCGATCCAAATTAGTGCCACTCAATTAACTATCGCAGTTGCTGACCCAACACCGCAACAATTGGAGCATGAGTTCCAATTCGCAACTGGTCGACGCATAATCTTAGTACTCGCTTCCCATACCGAGATAACCCATGCTCTCACCACTTTATTTAGTGTGGTTAAGGAGCCACATAATCACTATCAGGTGGACGTCCACTGGTCTGAAGAAGCAGAGAACAGTGAACAGGAGGAGCTGAATAACTCGGCCTCCCCTATTGCTGCGCATCTCGATCAACTCATTCGCAGCGCGCACGAACGCAATGTATCCGACATTCACTTTGAACCTTACAAAGCACATTATCGAATTAGATTTCGCTGCGATGGAATTCTTAAAGAGGAACAACGGTTACCCGCTCATTCACAACGTCGCTTTTCTGCACGACTCAAGATCATGGCGCAACTGGATATTGCTGAACGTCGTTTACCCCAAGATGGTCGGATTCATTATCCTCTAACCACGGATAAATGGCTCGACATCCGTCTTTCCTCCATTCCAACCCAATGGGGAGAAAAAATGGTGCTGCGCTTACTCAATACTCAAGTTCAACATACCTCATTAGCCACATTAGGGCTAAGTGAAGAACAACAAGCACTATTTCAACAAGCACTGCACCGCCCCCAAGGACTGATTCTGGTTACTGGGCCAACCGGCAGTGGTAAAACACAAACCCTATACACAGCCTTACAGCTATTGGACGCCGAGACTCTCAATATATCAACAGCTGAAGATCCTATCGAAATTGCTTTGGAAGGGGTTAATCAAGTTGCTGTGCATAGCAAAATAGGGCTCGATTTTGCCCAAGTACTCCGCGCACTCTTAAGACAAGATCCTGATGTGATGATGATTGGCGAAATTCGTGACTTAGAAACGGCACTAATTGCGGTAAAAGCCGCGCAAACAGGGCATCTTGTATTGTCCACATTACATACCAACTCCGCATCAGAAACACGATTACGTCTACAACAAATGGGAATTGAACCCTATCACTTAGATGCTTCATTGAGTTTAATTATTGCCCAGCGACTGGTACGCAAACTCTGTAAGCACTGCAAACAGCTCTCTAATGCGAGCGTTCTTGCCCAGAAATCGCTTCAACTCGACAATAACCATCGCCTTTATCAAGCGCATTCCACTGGTTGTTTGCATTGTCATCAAGGTTTTTTCGGGCGAGTAGGCGTATTTGAATTGCAGCCAATTGCCGCTCAATTAACACATCAACATCGTGATTGTCCTAAAGCAAACTCATCTCTTGCTCAGTCTGCCAAACAGCTGATACTCGCAGGAGAAACGACTCTCGAAGAGTGTTTACGCGTCATCCCCGACCTCTTTATTCCATTGCAGGGACACGATGAATAA